GTTGGTAAGGACCAGAAGGCAACAGAGGAGATTTGTCCTTCCAAGTCTCGTCAATGTATTGAACAATTATAAGGGATTCGGAGATGGGTTTCCCATTATGGATCAATACAGGGATTGTCTTTTTAACTGGGTTCATCTGCAGCAGAAGAGGGCTCTTGTCTTGTAGGACGTTCTCCTCTTTGTATTGATACTCGATACCCTTCTCAGCTAAGGCGATTCTTGCCCTCATCCCAAAAAAGCTGGGCCAGAAATCCAAGAGAACTACCTTGTCCGCCATTGTTACTAAATCTGCTCTGCGTAGAAGATACTTGAACAAAGAACCAGGTGAAAGAAGCCTTTTTTGGGTTGAGCGTTATCTTGTCACTGGTTGTGTGTGGTGTGTGTGGAAGTGTACGGTCAGTGAGTGTATGTATTTATAGCTGCTACCTCCGAAGGATCAATTCATGctggtttttttatttcttggatCTTCTAAGAAGTGGTTTCATCATGGATTGCGTCATAACGATGTCTCCATTAAATCTAAAAAAAACACTCATTGGGCCAGCTTTAATTCGGGTATAAAATCGTAACCTTCTAAGGGTTTGTCTAGTCCACTTAAATCAATGCTTGCACGCGCTCTCCCATTGGCCAGCGTGGCCAAGTAtgctctagaggcccaggcagcgttctcttgcccatatatatatatatatatatgataaagAACGCTAACTGGTCGTGTGCAATGAGTGGATACTACGCTTAGACATAGTTTGGCGTGGAATGACCGCCCAACcaccatggaaaggtggaaattccaAGCACCATGTCGAGCGTTAGGCGGTCATTTCACGTCtacctgtgtctaggcacagttTCCACGCTTTGCACACAACCAAAAGTTCAAGAGCTGGAAACGGACAGTCCCACTAATAAGCAGGATCACATCCCAAAAGTTTCTAACCCAGTGTAAGAAAaggtttttaaaataatttaaaaatggaTTACTGTCATGTCAAATACATTTTTTGAggacacatgtgaaatgataggattttactcgatgtttttttgtttttttgttttttttgtaatgtTTGTTTTACTCACTTGAACATAATGCGTGTTATACCAAGAGACCATACAAATAAGTTACAAATTATGGGTATCTtaagagaactttctcccttctATTTCATAGGCTAATCCAAGGTTTTTGTCCTTACTGACCTCCAACCTTGGGGTCCTTAAAAGTTAGATACCCTGGAAATTCTTAATCCCCTCAGtttaatttaccaaaaataaataaaaagaagaaaaaaaattccaatctTGATATGTACAATCAATGCAAAGATGAGCTTTCAATCATCTCCCAGGAGTATAATTAGGGTACCCTATACCATGTCTTCTTGTGGGGAAAACCATGAATAGAAGGCTGCAGAAGAGCCCTACTCCGACAGGGACTATATCCAGAAGTTGCTGCATCTCATGTTTCGGTTGTGGGTAGAAGCAACTCAACACATTCCTATCTCTTAAAGCAATGGAAATGAATACCAAAACCGTTAAGACCCCATGAACAAAATCAATGAGCCTCAGCTTATACTTTGTGAGATCAGGAGTACTGGGTTCTGGGTAGTCGAAGAGCCACATGCCTTTTGATGTAGCAATGCCGTAATAGATTTGCCCATCTAATGATTTGAAACTGTCAGTGAAGCATGCAAGGAAGCAAGAAACAGAGAGGAGTATTAACAATAACAATGTCAAATGGCGTGCTAAAGAGTCACAGATGCCATTGTTGGTGAAGATTGGGATAAGAAGTTGAAAGGCCATAAGTGTGCCTGTAGGGAGGAGGCTAGCCAATTTTGCAGTACTTGTTAGTGTCTGAGAGATTGTTCGTTGCAACCGCCGAGAGGAAGATGGCAGAGTAGCATTTGGAATCGGCCGGGGAGGTTCATTTTCACCATCCGATGAGGTGGTTGTTGCCGGAGTTCCGGCGGTGGCTGTCTTGTTTCTTGTCCTGAGAGACATCTTGTATCTGAATTCTGATGAGGGAATTTCAGGAACAGAGAGATTGCGATTGTTGGTGATGAATACTAAGATGGAACTCAATAGCTAAATAAGATGAAAGGGTTGGGTTTACTTGTTTTTGAGAGACACGCTTCTTACTTATTTTTAGGTTGTTTATACTCCATAAGTAGTGAACCTCCTTGGATTGCCTAATGCGTAAAGATATTGAACATCATCATAATAGAAAGCTTTTGTAAGCATTGCCTAACATTATTATATAAACTATGAAAAAAAGTCTCTCTGAACCAATCTACATGTGTTATGGCTCCTCACATGAATTGTTATATTAAAAGGGAAAGGTGTTCGTACACGGGAGATATTCCCATCAAGTCCATCAAATAAGGGGTGCAAGgatttttatgtcattttagattaatatttatattaatcTAATTGCATTTCATGCAGGTCGTACACATGCACGACCgtatatgaaaacttttgccttaaatttttttatgtCTATTTTTAAATTCTCTTGATCCGCCATTTTGAGAACGTGTAATGTCAAAGTCATTGAATGGATAAGTCGTCAATCTCTAGAACGGACTATGTATTGTACTTTATCTAGTTGGGTTACAGGTGAGCATTTTACtatatatttcttttaatttgcaACAATCTAGTCTTGTATGATTCTTGTTGAAGAGTATCCTAGAGAGGATTTGGGTCTAGAGTGACGATTTCAAAAGAATTTGGATGCAAAGTATAGTGAAATTTaatattacaattttttttttcttgtagttCCTCTAATATTTTTTGCAATCAAACAAATTAAGGGGAGAATATAATAGAAACAAAACCCACGTGGTGAGTTTATATAGAGGATTCCTTCACTTCTCATGACTCATGTAAGGAGAATCTCCCATGCTACACTAATCAGAGTAGTGAGGGAAACAATCTTGTCAACAAAGACTTACATGGTTTAGAAAAGAATGTGTCAATATGGAACCACATGGTTAAAATATGAAAACGTAGAaatcatctatttttttttttttttttctttttctttttcagaagGTAATTAAAACCCACGTAGAAAAACCAAGACACGAGACCGTGGCTTATGCATGACCATTTTTTCCGACGCACCATGATATGACACAAACCAATATAAGGGTTTTTTAGGCATTACATGGGTCATTGAAATTACTTTTTGAACCAAGCACATAAAAATTGGCTAGACCCAAGTGTCCGAATATTGTTGTGGCACCCTGGTTACATGTCTAAACTTGACCGTCCGATTAGGATATTTAAAACAAAGGGTCCCTCGCACATCAGATGGTAGAAAATGAGTTGCATCATTGCACACCCCAACCCAGTACTCTTGATGAAGAAGGGCCTTTGCCATTTGGCAAGAAATAAGTAAGAAATAAGCTTGACATGGAAAAAACCATCTTGGAatacaaatcatataattaagAAAAATTGGAGGTTCTGAGAAGTAGAAAGTGAAGGCCATCCTGATATATGAACTCATTTGGAGCCAGTACTAGTTTTAGCAATTAGTATTGATTGGGTAGTGTTATCCATAGTTGCTTCCATTCTTCTAACAGATTTTTTGAAACTTTCAACCatccaatgtttttttttttttttctcaggaAATTCAGAATTTTCCCACCACAGGCATTACTTACAACATGGTTGCTTCAGCAACCTTAATTTCCCAATGCCAATGAAGATCTTAAAACCGATCATCCTTATCTTCTTCAGACAGCCCAAATCATCTGCCCGAGGTATTATTCGTTTCTGCAATCTGTGCTTGCTTGAAGGAGTTTTTGATAGATACCATGCTAATGCATTAACTTGCAGGTGACACTTACACTGAATCAAACagagaaaagagaacaaaaaccaAACAAGATATGTGCTCAAATAGGTCCGGCAATTTGCCCGACCTTCTTCCCTATAATATGCATGCCATACACCACTCTTACACTATGCA
The nucleotide sequence above comes from Telopea speciosissima isolate NSW1024214 ecotype Mountain lineage chromosome 3, Tspe_v1, whole genome shotgun sequence. Encoded proteins:
- the LOC122654965 gene encoding protein DMP3-like, encoding MSLRTRNKTATAGTPATTTSSDGENEPPRPIPNATLPSSSRRLQRTISQTLTSTAKLASLLPTGTLMAFQLLIPIFTNNGICDSLARHLTLLLLILLSVSCFLACFTDSFKSLDGQIYYGIATSKGMWLFDYPEPSTPDLTKYKLRLIDFVHGVLTVLVFISIALRDRNVLSCFYPQPKHEMQQLLDIVPVGVGLFCSLLFMVFPTRRHGIGYPNYTPGR